A stretch of DNA from Candidatus Palauibacter scopulicola:
CGGTCGCCCGGCCGAGGTGCAGACCGACCGCCAGGGCCGGTTCGCCCTCACCGGCGTGCCCGGCGGGGAGCACCTGCTCGAAGTCGAACGGATCGGCTACGCTTCGCTCCGCTACCAGGTGACGGTGGTCCGCGGACTGAGCACGGAACTCGAGATCGGCCTCGTGCCCGCACCGGTGGCGATGGAACCGCTCGTGGTGACCGCAACCCGGCCCCGGCGGCTGGAAGTCAACGGGTTCTACGACCGCAAGTACTTCGGCGAACTGATCGGAGGGGGCACGTACTTCACGGTGGAGGACATCGACCGCCGTCGTCCGCTCCGCGTCTCGCACATGCTCGCCGACGCGCCCGGCATCCGCCTGCGCTGCCCCGGCTCCGGGTTCCGCGACTGCTGGGTCGAGAGCCGGCGGGCGTCCGGAGGATTCACGCCCGGGGGTTGTGAACTCAGCGCCTATCTCGACGGTTCTCCGATTCCGGTCCGGGAACTGGACACGCTCGTGTTGCCGGCGGAGGTCGGCGGCATCGAGGTGTACCAGGGGGCTGGCGAACTGCCGCCCGAGTTCGGCGGGTACGACGCGCGCTGCGGGGCCGTGGTGATCTGGACGAAGTAGCCCGGGCCGCGCCCGCGGCCGTGCCCCTCCGTGGCCGCTACCTCACCCGCACGTGCTTCTCGAGCATGCGGCGCCGCACGACGCCGCCGTAGACGTTGCCCTCCGAATCCACGCCCACGGCTTCCGCCCCGCTGTGCTCGATCGTCGTGGACTCGATGTCCTCGATGAAGTAGGACACCGACCCGTCGCGCGCGCTCCCGACCCGGATCCCCTTCTTCCAGCCGGGGTTGTTCGGCCCCCAGCTCTCGGAATCGGCGACGTAGATGGTGTCGTCCTCGTCGATGAAGATCCCGCTCGGGCGGCTGAACTGCTTCCACTCCTCCAGGAACGTCCCGTCCTCGAGGAAGATCTGGATGCGGTTGTTCGCCCTGTCTCCGATGAAGATCCGTCCCTGCGAATCCCGGGCGATGGCGTGCGGCGTGCTGAACTGGCCGGGCCCCGACCCCGGTCCTCCCCACGCGTCCAGGAAGTCTCCCTCCGGACTGAAGCGCACGACGCGGTCGTTGCCTTCGCCGTGACCTTCGATGACGAGGAAGTCGCCGCCGGGAAGGACGAGGACGTCGGTCGGCTGGTTGAACACGTCGGGACCGAGGCCCGCGACGCCGGCCTGCCCGAGCGTGAGCAGGAGTTCGCCGTCGGAGCTGAACTTGAACACCTGGTGCCCGAGTTCTCCGTTTCCGCGGGCGTCCGTCGCCCAGACGTTCCCCTCGTGGTCGATGTGGAACCCGTGCGGATAGTTGAACAGCCCCGCCCCCCAGGAAGCGAGCGCACGGCCGTCCATGTCGTACTTGACGATCGGGTCTTCGGGCCGGTCGGCGCAGCTGTTCTCGAAGCAGCGGTGCATGACGTAGAGAAGGCCATCGGGTCCCTGCTCGACGCCCGTGACCTGCCCCCACTGCACCGCGCCCGGGGGCAGTTCCGCCCAGGGTTCCAGGCGCTCGTAGGGGTTGGGCAGGTCGTTGACGGGCTCAAGCTCCGGCGCCGCGCCGTCCGCGTTCGCGGCGCCGTCCTGGTCGCCGGAGCCGCCGCACGCCGCTACGACCGCGCTGGCCGCGAGGAGGCAGAGAAGTGTGCCGAGTTGTGTGGTTCGCCGTGTCATGTGTCGTCTCCTTCATCGGTTGCGGGCCGTTCGGCCGGAGTAGGCTCGTCGGCCGGAGTGGGCTCGTCGGCCGGAGCGGGCTCGTCGGCCGGAGCGGGCCGACCGCCGGTCCGGATCACGCCCTCCTGCGCGACCGAGGCCACGAGCGCTCCCTCCCGCGTGAAGAAACTCCCCCGCGTAAACGCCCGCGCGCCACTGGCGACCGTGCTCTCCGTCACGTACAGGAGCCAGTCGTCGATCCGGAAGGGACGGTGGAACCAAATCGCGTGGTCCAGCGAGGCGCCCATCAGGTCGCGGTCGAAGAAGGTGCGCCCGTGCGGCACGAGCGCGGCGCGCAGGAGCCCGTAGTCCGAGGCGTAGGCGAGCACGGCCTGGTGCTCGAGCGGGTCGTCGCCCAGGTCTCCGACCGTGCGGATCCAGGCGCGCCGGACGGGCCGGTCGGGTTTCGGCCGGAACGGGTCGAGCGGCGCGACGGGGCGGCGGTCGAGCGGCCGGTCCTGCGTGAGCAGGGAGCGGAGCGGCTCGGGGACGCGGCCGGCCTGCCGCCGGATGATGTCGATCTCGGATTCGAGCGCCTCCGGCGGCAGCACGTCCGGCATGGTGTCCTGGTGCTCGATGCCGTCCTCCGTCTTGTGGAAGGAGGCGGACATGTTGAAGATCGCGCGGCCGTGCTGGATCGCCGTCACGCGCCGCGTGGTGAAGCTCCGTCCGTCGCGCAGACGGTCCACGAAGTAGACGACCGGAATATCGAGGTCACCCGCCAGGATGAAGTACCCGTGCAGCGAGTGAGCGGAGCGGTCCTCGGTGTCGACCGTCCGGCGCGCCGCCACGAGCGACTGTGCGAGCACCTGTCCCCCGAAGATCCGGCCCGAGCCGATGTCCCGGTTCTCCCCACGATAGATGTTCCGCTCCACCGGCTCGAGGTCGAACAGGTCGACCAGATCCTGTACGGTGTAGCTCACGGGAAGCTCTCGGGCGGCACGCGCCGCAGGCTGGCCTGCTCGAAGGCGTACGCGAGTTCGATGAGCCGCGGCTCGCTGCAGGCGGCCCCCGTGAACCCGATCCCGAACGGCGCGGGCCGTGCGTCGAAGCCCTCGGGGAAGGCCGGCGTCGGCGCGTTGGGCACGAAGCCGAAGGGCACGACGATGTGCGGGTACTGTGCCCGCGCCGCGAGTGCGGCGCCCCGGCTCCCCGGCGTGAAGATCGCGTCCAGGTCGTATTCGTCCAGCACGGCGTCGATCCCCCGCGTCTGACTCAGCAGCGAGTCCTTCGCCATGTCGGCCGCGTTCCGCGCCCGGTCCGCCTCGCCGTCCATCTCATCGGAGATGTCGTAGCGCGACTGCTCGTACTTCATCGACCCGGCCGCCCGGTGCGCGAGGTTCCATTCCCGAAGCTCCGTCAGCGTCCCGACCGGCGCCGAGGGCCCGAGCGACGCGAGCCACGCGTCGAAATCCCGCTTCATCCCGTACTTGAAGTTGACCGAACACCCCGCGTCCGACCCCTTCGCCTGGTGCCCGCCGATGCAGAGCGGCCACGTGTTGAAGTTCGCGTCGGGCTCCGGGTCGACGAAGCTGGGGATCTCGGCCGGGTCCACGACGACCGCGCCCGCCGCCTCGAGGACCGCGATGGCCTCGGCCATGAGCGCCGCCGCTTCGTCGCCGAGGCCGCCGATCGTCTCCCCTCCGACCTCCACGGGCTCGTAGTAGAAGGCCCGGGGGATCCCGATCCGGGCGCCCTCCAGCCCATTGGCGTTCAGGAACGGCGTGTAGTCCCGGCCCGGCGGCGCCTCGCACCGCGCGGTGGCCGCGTCGTTCGGGTCGGGCGCGGCCCCCTCCATCGCCCCGAGCATGATCGCAGCGTCGGTCACCGTGCGGGCCATCGGCCCCGCCATGTCGTGGTCCAGCGTCACCGGGGCCACGCCCCAGCGGCTCACGCGCGCGATCGTCGGCCGGATGCCGACGAGCATGTTCGCGTTCGAGGGACTGATGATGGACCCGCCGGTGTCTGTCCCGACGTTCGCGGACCAGAAGCTCGCCGCCGTGCCGATCCCCGAACTGGAGCCCCCCGTCGAGAGCGCCGGACGCCCGTCGTTGCGGCCTTCCCGGGGGTCGCGGCGCGGATCGTAGGGGTTGAGGCCGTAACCCGTGAGGGCGTTGTAGTTGCCCGGCATCTGGTTCGGCGGCCCCGCCATGAAGTTCGCGAACTCCGTGAGCCCGGCCTTCGCGATGATGATCGCGCCCGCCTCGCGCAGGTTGGTCGTCAGCGTCGCTTCGTACGGCGGGAAATACCCCTCGAAGGCGAGCGAGCCGCCCGTCGTCGGCAGGTGCGTCGTGTGGATGTTGTCCTTGAGCGCCACCGGGATGCCGTGCAGCGGCCCCCGCACGTTGCCCGCCGCCCGCTCCGCGTCGAGCGCCTCGGCCTCCGCGAGCGCGTTCGGGTTGACCGAGACCGCCGCGTTGAGTTGCCACTCGTAGCGCGCGATCCGCGCCAGGTGTTCCATGACGATCTGCCGCGACGTGACCTGCCCGCCCTCCATCGCCGCCCGCATCTCCGGAATCGTCGCCTCCACCACGTCGAACGGCTCCGCCTCGGACGCCGGGCCGCCGCACGCCACCACGATGGCGGCCAGCAGGGCACATGCGGGCAGGACGCGCCCCGGTCGGAATCCGGCTCTCGCGGCGTCGGCGCTGGCGTTTGGAACTGACCTCATGGGATCCTCCGATTCCCGGGAGTCCGTCGCGGATCCTCGAATCTCGCCCCGTCGTGGCCGTATAGTAAGGGATGATCCGCCCTACGCCGCAGCCTCGACACCGGGAGACCGCCGTGACAAGCCTGGCCCCGCCTCGCACGCCGTCCTCGCGCCGCGCCCGCCAAGTCGCCGCGGGCGCGCTGTTCGCTCTCGCCGCTTCCGCTCTCGTCGCCCTCGCGGCCGTCGCCGCCGCTCCGCTCCAGGCTCAGGATCTCGACGCCCCGCGCCCGATCGACCGCCTCGACACGGTGTGGATCGAGGAGATGACGTGGATGGAGGTGCGCGACGCCCTCGCCGAGGGGATGACGACGGCGATCATCGGCACCGGGGGCATCGAACAGAACGGCCCCTACCTGGCCAGCGGCAAGCACAACTTCGTGCTGCGGGCCACGGCGGAGGCGATCGCGCGCGAACTGGGGAACGCGCTCGTCGCCCCGGTCATCAAGCTCGTCCCCGAAGGGAACATCGATCCGCCGTCCGGACACATGCGCTACCACGCCACGATCAGCGTCCGGCAGGAGACGTTCGAGGCCATGCTCACGGACGTCCTGGGCAGCCTCGCCGCGCACGGGTTCGAGAATCTCATCCTCATCGGGGACAGCGGAGGAAACGTGCGCGGGATGGAGAACGTGGCCGCCGCCCTCAACGCGGCCTGGGCCGACCGACCGGCACGCGTCCATTTCATCCCGGAGTACTATACGGAAGACATCTACAGTTGCGACTATCTGAAGGAGGAACTGGGGATATTCCAGCAGCCGGATGAGTGCGTCGCCACGCGCAACGAGTACCACGACGACTATCACTATTCGTCCATAATGGCGACGGTCGATCCGAACACGATCCGCGCGGACCAGCGCATGGAGGCCGGTCTCTTCTCCATCAACGGCGTCGACCTCTCGCCGCTGGAACGGACGGTGGAGAACGGACGGCGCCTCGTCGACTACCGCGCCGGGATCACCGCCCGCGCCATCCGCCGCTCCATCGCCGACAACAACTGACGAATCATGATGTGGTGCGCCGCTCGAGGCGGGTCGCGTCGAGGATCCGGCTGGCCAGTTCCTCGATCGAGCAGCGCGTCGCGTCGATGAAGGGGATGTCGAGGCGCTCGAACAGCGATTGCGCCTGGCGGATCTCGAAACTCACCTGGCGGGGTGAGGCGTAGCGCCGGCCGATGCCGCGCGCGCTCCGCAACTCCCCGAGGCGCTGGGGCTCGATGGTGAGCCCGTAGATCTTGTCGCGGTGGTCGAAGAGAGGGGGTGGAATCCGCCGCTCCTCCAGATCGCTCCCCGTGAGAGGGTAGTTCGCGGCGAACACGCCGTACTGGAGGGCGAGATAGAGGCAGGTCGGGGTCTTGCCCGATCGCGACACGCCGACCAGCACCAGGTCGGCCCGGTCGTATCCCCGCGGGTTCGAACCGTCGTCGTGAGACAGCGCGAAGTTCATCGCCTCGATGCGGCGGTCGTATTCCCGGTAGTTCTGGATGCCGTGGGATACGCCCATGGCGTGCTGCGACTTGTGGCCGAACTCCTTCTCGAGCGGGTCGAGGAAGGAGTCGAAGAAATCCAGGAAGAGGGCGTCGGTCTCCTCCACGATCTCGCGCACGGTGTCGCGCACGTCCTCCTTCACGAGGGTGCTGAAGACGATGGGCGGCGACCCCTGCACGCGCGCCGTGGTGTTGATGTTCCTGGCGGCCCGTTTCGCCTTGTCGACGGTGGAGACGAATGGTACGGTGATTTTCGTGAAGTCGAGGGCGTCGAACTGCGCGATCAGGCTGTGGCCGAGGGTCTCGGCCGTGACGCCCGAGTGGTCGGAGACGAAGAAAACCGTTCGCTGGGTCATCGTACGCTGATTTTCCGGCTCCAATCCATCTGACACAACCGTACGGGCCGCGAGGCTCGGGAGTCGCCGTGTCCGGGTACATCGCGCCATTCGAGTCGATCGGACTCGCCGATCTCGAAACCGTCGGGGGGAAGAACGCGTCGCTCGGCGAGATGATCTCCCATCTCGCGGCCGCGGGCGTGGACGTGCCCGGCGGCTTCGCGATCACCGCCCGCGCGTACCGCGACTTCCTCTCGGGCGAACTCGGAGAACGCATCCATGCCGTGCTCGACGCCCTGGACGTCGAGGACCTGGGGGCGCTCGCCCGGGCGGGCCGCGAGATCCGGGGCTGGATCGCCGATACGCCGCTCCCGCCGGAACTCGCCGCCCGGATCGGGACCGCCTACCGCGAACTGGGCGCCGGCGGCGACGTCTCCGTTGCGGTGCGCTCCTCCGCCACCGCCGAGGACCTCCCCGAGGCCTCCTTCGCGGGGCAGCAGGACACGCTGCTCAACGTCCGCGGCGTCGACGCGGTGCTGCGGGCGGTCCACCACGTCTACGGCTCGCTGTTCAGCGACCGGGCGATCGCCTACCGCGTGCACCAGGGGTTCGCGCACCGCGACGTGGCGCTCTCCGTCGGCGTCCAGCGCATGGCCCGCGCGGACAGGGGCTCGAGCGGGGTGATGTTCACGCTGGATACCGAGTCCGGGTTCCGGGACGTCGTGTTCATCACGAGCGCGTACGGTCTCGGCGAAACGGTCGTGCAGGGGGGCGTGAACCCCGACGAGTTCTACGTCTACAAGCCCGCCCTGCGCGCCGGCCGCCACGCGATCCTGCGCCGGAACCTGGGGGGCAAGGCGATCAAGCTCGTCTACGCCGACTCGGGCGACGCGCCGGTTGAGACGGTCGAGGTCCCGGAGGCGGACCGGCTCCGCTTCTCGCTGACGGACGACGAGGTGCACGAACTCGCTCGCCAGGCGCTCCTCATCGAGGACCACTACGGGCGGCCCATGGACATCGAGTGGGCCCGGGATGGCATCGACGGCGCGTTGCGTATTCTGCAGGCGCGTCCGGAAACGGTGCAGAGCCGCGCGGGCGGAGTGATCTCCCGCTTCACGCTCAAGGAGCGGGGCCCGGTGCTCGCCGAGGGGCGCAGCATCGGCGGCCGGATCGGGGGCGGCCCGGCGCGCGTCATCGAGTCCGCATCGGAGATCGCGCGCTTCCGGCGCGGCGATGT
This window harbors:
- a CDS encoding creatininase family protein, with the protein product MTSLAPPRTPSSRRARQVAAGALFALAASALVALAAVAAAPLQAQDLDAPRPIDRLDTVWIEEMTWMEVRDALAEGMTTAIIGTGGIEQNGPYLASGKHNFVLRATAEAIARELGNALVAPVIKLVPEGNIDPPSGHMRYHATISVRQETFEAMLTDVLGSLAAHGFENLILIGDSGGNVRGMENVAAALNAAWADRPARVHFIPEYYTEDIYSCDYLKEELGIFQQPDECVATRNEYHDDYHYSSIMATVDPNTIRADQRMEAGLFSINGVDLSPLERTVENGRRLVDYRAGITARAIRRSIADNN
- a CDS encoding amidase family protein → MRSVPNASADAARAGFRPGRVLPACALLAAIVVACGGPASEAEPFDVVEATIPEMRAAMEGGQVTSRQIVMEHLARIARYEWQLNAAVSVNPNALAEAEALDAERAAGNVRGPLHGIPVALKDNIHTTHLPTTGGSLAFEGYFPPYEATLTTNLREAGAIIIAKAGLTEFANFMAGPPNQMPGNYNALTGYGLNPYDPRRDPREGRNDGRPALSTGGSSSGIGTAASFWSANVGTDTGGSIISPSNANMLVGIRPTIARVSRWGVAPVTLDHDMAGPMARTVTDAAIMLGAMEGAAPDPNDAATARCEAPPGRDYTPFLNANGLEGARIGIPRAFYYEPVEVGGETIGGLGDEAAALMAEAIAVLEAAGAVVVDPAEIPSFVDPEPDANFNTWPLCIGGHQAKGSDAGCSVNFKYGMKRDFDAWLASLGPSAPVGTLTELREWNLAHRAAGSMKYEQSRYDISDEMDGEADRARNAADMAKDSLLSQTRGIDAVLDEYDLDAIFTPGSRGAALAARAQYPHIVVPFGFVPNAPTPAFPEGFDARPAPFGIGFTGAACSEPRLIELAYAFEQASLRRVPPESFP
- a CDS encoding carboxypeptidase-like regulatory domain-containing protein, translating into MRWVRAALVASLLSMTVAGSAAGQEVAECGERASLHVLVTEESGALNLPGATVVLRWTAEQVLRPQREPAGADGRFSLCVPADASGATVWAEFGDDSSEEATLAFEPGTPVEVHLRVLFGDTEPGRIVGRVLDASTEEPVTTATLSLVGRPAEVQTDRQGRFALTGVPGGEHLLEVERIGYASLRYQVTVVRGLSTELEIGLVPAPVAMEPLVVTATRPRRLEVNGFYDRKYFGELIGGGTYFTVEDIDRRRPLRVSHMLADAPGIRLRCPGSGFRDCWVESRRASGGFTPGGCELSAYLDGSPIPVRELDTLVLPAEVGGIEVYQGAGELPPEFGGYDARCGAVVIWTK
- a CDS encoding pyruvate, water dikinase regulatory protein: MTQRTVFFVSDHSGVTAETLGHSLIAQFDALDFTKITVPFVSTVDKAKRAARNINTTARVQGSPPIVFSTLVKEDVRDTVREIVEETDALFLDFFDSFLDPLEKEFGHKSQHAMGVSHGIQNYREYDRRIEAMNFALSHDDGSNPRGYDRADLVLVGVSRSGKTPTCLYLALQYGVFAANYPLTGSDLEERRIPPPLFDHRDKIYGLTIEPQRLGELRSARGIGRRYASPRQVSFEIRQAQSLFERLDIPFIDATRCSIEELASRILDATRLERRTTS
- the tesB gene encoding acyl-CoA thioesterase II, which translates into the protein MSYTVQDLVDLFDLEPVERNIYRGENRDIGSGRIFGGQVLAQSLVAARRTVDTEDRSAHSLHGYFILAGDLDIPVVYFVDRLRDGRSFTTRRVTAIQHGRAIFNMSASFHKTEDGIEHQDTMPDVLPPEALESEIDIIRRQAGRVPEPLRSLLTQDRPLDRRPVAPLDPFRPKPDRPVRRAWIRTVGDLGDDPLEHQAVLAYASDYGLLRAALVPHGRTFFDRDLMGASLDHAIWFHRPFRIDDWLLYVTESTVASGARAFTRGSFFTREGALVASVAQEGVIRTGGRPAPADEPAPADEPTPADEPTPAERPATDEGDDT
- the ppsA gene encoding phosphoenolpyruvate synthase gives rise to the protein MSGYIAPFESIGLADLETVGGKNASLGEMISHLAAAGVDVPGGFAITARAYRDFLSGELGERIHAVLDALDVEDLGALARAGREIRGWIADTPLPPELAARIGTAYRELGAGGDVSVAVRSSATAEDLPEASFAGQQDTLLNVRGVDAVLRAVHHVYGSLFSDRAIAYRVHQGFAHRDVALSVGVQRMARADRGSSGVMFTLDTESGFRDVVFITSAYGLGETVVQGGVNPDEFYVYKPALRAGRHAILRRNLGGKAIKLVYADSGDAPVETVEVPEADRLRFSLTDDEVHELARQALLIEDHYGRPMDIEWARDGIDGALRILQARPETVQSRAGGVISRFTLKERGPVLAEGRSIGGRIGGGPARVIESASEIARFRRGDVLVTDMTDPDWEPMMKQSAAIVTNRGGRTCHAAIIARELGIPAVVGCGDATAQLAEAGDVTVSCAEGDAGYVYEGLLDFEEGEIRLGAMPEIPLKIMLNVGNPDRAFDFASIPNSGVGLARLEFIINRMIGVHPQALLDFEDLPDELQREIRFQHAGYADPVEFYVEKLTEGIATIAAAFAPEPVIVRLSDFKSNEYADLI
- a CDS encoding peptidyl-alpha-hydroxyglycine alpha-amidating lyase family protein; amino-acid sequence: MTRRTTQLGTLLCLLAASAVVAACGGSGDQDGAANADGAAPELEPVNDLPNPYERLEPWAELPPGAVQWGQVTGVEQGPDGLLYVMHRCFENSCADRPEDPIVKYDMDGRALASWGAGLFNYPHGFHIDHEGNVWATDARGNGELGHQVFKFSSDGELLLTLGQAGVAGLGPDVFNQPTDVLVLPGGDFLVIEGHGEGNDRVVRFSPEGDFLDAWGGPGSGPGQFSTPHAIARDSQGRIFIGDRANNRIQIFLEDGTFLEEWKQFSRPSGIFIDEDDTIYVADSESWGPNNPGWKKGIRVGSARDGSVSYFIEDIESTTIEHSGAEAVGVDSEGNVYGGVVRRRMLEKHVRVR